From one Verrucomicrobiia bacterium genomic stretch:
- a CDS encoding SGNH/GDSL hydrolase family protein, which produces MDIRRIRLVPVVTAATPTPGARDLTAARRVVVLGDSITYAGGWVEFVEAWLRLAFPDSEVEFLNLGLPSETASGMSEPGHAGGTFPRPDVHERLARVLAETQPDLILACYGMNDGIYFPFHEERFLKFQDGIIRLREAAAREGVRVIHLTPPVFDPVPLGGRTLPAGRQTYPLPYGGYNEVLDRCSEWLMSRRKAGWEVVDVHGPMNRFLAEQRARDAKFLLAGDGVHANEQGQWIIAREVLAHLGAPESLTSSETPAALLTLDPKAPEVLTLVQERQRALKDPWLTAVGHQRPGMPAGPPLADAERTAAAITTQLKALR; this is translated from the coding sequence ATGGACATCCGCCGGATCCGCCTGGTGCCCGTGGTCACCGCGGCCACGCCCACGCCCGGCGCACGGGATCTCACCGCCGCCCGGCGCGTGGTGGTGCTCGGCGACAGCATCACGTACGCCGGCGGTTGGGTGGAGTTCGTGGAGGCGTGGCTACGACTGGCCTTCCCGGATTCCGAGGTGGAGTTCCTCAACTTGGGGCTGCCCAGCGAGACGGCTTCCGGAATGTCGGAGCCCGGACATGCCGGCGGGACGTTTCCGCGTCCGGATGTCCATGAGCGTCTCGCCCGGGTCCTTGCCGAGACGCAACCGGATCTGATCCTGGCCTGCTACGGGATGAACGACGGCATCTACTTCCCGTTTCACGAAGAGCGATTTCTGAAGTTTCAAGATGGGATCATTCGGCTCCGCGAGGCGGCCGCCCGGGAAGGCGTGCGGGTCATCCATCTGACGCCGCCCGTGTTCGATCCGGTGCCACTGGGCGGCCGGACGCTGCCGGCGGGCCGGCAGACCTATCCCCTGCCCTATGGCGGCTACAATGAGGTCCTCGACCGCTGCTCGGAGTGGCTGATGTCGCGCCGCAAGGCCGGGTGGGAGGTCGTGGACGTGCACGGCCCGATGAACCGGTTTCTCGCGGAGCAACGGGCGCGCGATGCGAAATTCCTGCTGGCGGGTGACGGCGTGCATGCCAATGAGCAGGGCCAATGGATCATCGCGCGTGAGGTCCTGGCCCATCTTGGCGCCCCGGAATCCCTGACGTCGTCTGAAACGCCGGCCGCCTTGCTGACGCTGGATCCGAAGGCCCCCGAGGTGCTGACGTTGGTGCAGGAACGCCAGCGGGCGCTCAAGGACCCCTGGCTGACCGCGGTCGGGCATCAGCGTCCGGGCATGCCTGCGGGTCCTCCCCTGGCCGACGCGGAGCGCACCGCCGCTGCGATCACGACGCAACTGAAGGCCTTGCGTTGA